From one Brachypodium distachyon strain Bd21 chromosome 4, Brachypodium_distachyon_v3.0, whole genome shotgun sequence genomic stretch:
- the LOC112272364 gene encoding uncharacterized protein LOC112272364, which yields MPPAALLHSLSVASSSNDEGSQLSNRLSAHRRNLLQGLHQRAPTAEDLAIGAHRVPTVGGGRPERRERWPPEPERPPTGRGGRRRRRGGGGGRKPRRGSRSPVTGADERGRAGKEGQGGRAGPPAGGVDADAGVAAAVAGTLGAGRGRQSREPLTSDLNYQKVGVTYPSTTRRLW from the exons ATGCCTCCAGCCGCCCTCCTCCACAGTCTCTCGgtcgccagcagcagcaacgacGAGGGAAGCCAACTGTCGAACAGGTTGAGCGCGCACCGGAGGAACCTCCTCCAAGGCCTCCACCAGCGGGCTCCCACGGCGGAGGACCTCGCAATAGGAGCGCACCGAGTCCCCACCGTCGGAGGAGGGCGACCGGAGCGGCGAGAGAGGTGGCCACCGGAGCCGGAGCGGCCGCCGACGGGGAGGGGTGGGCGCCGACGccggagaggcggcggcggtggccggaaACCTAGGCGCGGGTCGCGGTCGCCGGTCACAGGAGCGGACGAGCGTGGGAGGGCGGGGAAGGAGGGGCAAGGGGGGAgggcggggccgccggcgggaGGGGTGGACGCCGACGctggagtggcggcggcggtggccggaaccctaggcgCGGGTCGCGGTCGGCAGTCGCGGGAGCCCCTGACCTCAGATTTGAACTACCAAAAAG tgggagtgacgtaccCATCAACT